One genomic window of Centroberyx gerrardi isolate f3 chromosome 15, fCenGer3.hap1.cur.20231027, whole genome shotgun sequence includes the following:
- the LOC139909604 gene encoding acetyl-coenzyme A synthetase 2-like, mitochondrial, translated as MQSSNMAAQTGSRSFSRGTTVFKTLLTRCLRPGPGQTKTGPGPAQTRSVSAGTRTLCPAWSPQLSGRSHQDLYRLSVSDPDLFWGSAAADRLRWIKPFHRVRDCEISSGRISWFEGGQLNVSVNCLDVHVEKHPDRVALIWERDEPGTEVRITYRELLETTCRLANTLKSHGVLKGDRVAIYMPVSPLAVAAMLACARIGAVHTVVFAGFSSEALAGRIQDAQCKVVLTCNQAVRGGRLMDLKPTVDAAVKSCPSVRHVFVSQRTSNPTAMGRLDVPLEESMSQQSSVCPPEPLDSEDLLFLLYTSGSTGKPKGLVHTQAGYLLYAALTHQFVFDYRDGDVFGCVADIGWITGHSYVVYGPLCNGATSVLFESTPVYPDPGRYWETVQRLGITQFYGAPTAIRLLLKYEESWVKKYDRSSLRTLGSVGEPINHEAWDWFYHVVGDGRCPLVDTWWQTETGGICIAPRPAEEGAEILPAMAMRPFFGIQPVLMGDKGEVVSGNGVSGALCIRRPWPGMARSIFGDHQRYVDAYFKPYPGHYFTGDGAHRTAEGYYQITGRMDDVINVSGHRLGTAEIEDALDEHPAVPETAVIGIPHEIKGEVPFAFVVLKELVSLDEAAVLQQLRLLVATKIAKYAVPEHFLVVKRLPKTRSGKIMRRILRKVATETTGDLGDVSTLDDPSVVKEIIQAHERYRKQQRKEKKKD; from the exons atGCAGAGCAGCAACATGGCTgcacagaccggcagcaggagCTTCAGCAGGGGAACGACTGTCTTCAAAACCCTCCTGACCCGCTGCCTGAGACCCGGGCCGGGCCAGACCAAAACCGGGCCCGGACCGGCTCAGACCCGGTCCGTGTCCGCCGGGACCAGGACCCTCTGCCCCGCCTGGAGCCCTCAGCTGTCCGGCCGGTCCCACCAGGATCTGTACCGCCTGTCGGTCTCGGATCCGGATCTGTTCTGGGGATCCGCCGCCGCCGACAGACTCCGGTGGATTAAACCTTTCCACCGGGTCCGGGACTGTGAGATCAGCAGCGGGAGGATCAGCTGGTTCGAGGGGGGGCAGCTCAATGTTTCTG tgaactGTCTGGACGTCCATGTTGAGAAGCATCCAGACCGGGTGGCTCTGATCTGGGAGAGAGACGAGCCGGGCACCGAGGTCCGGATCACCTACAG GGAGCTGCTGGAGACGACCTGCCGCCTGGCCAACACCCTGAAGAGCCATGGGGTCCTTAAAGGGGACAGGGTGGCCATCTACATGCCCGTCTCCCCGCTGGCggtggcggccatgttggcgTGCGCCCGTATCGGCGCGGTGCACACCGTGGTCTTCGCCGGCTTCAGCTCCGAGGCGCTGGCAGGGAGGATCCAGGACG CTCAGTGTAAAGTGGTGCTGACCTGTAACCAGGCTGTGCGGGGCGGCCGGCTGATGGACCTCAAACCCACGGTGGACGCCGCGGTGAAGAGCTGTCCCTCCGTCCGGCACGTGTTCGTGTCCCAGCGGACCAGCAACCCCACTGCTATGGGCAGACTGGACGTCCCGCTGGAGGAG tcgATGTCCCAGCAGTCTTCAGTCTGTCCTCCGGAGCCTCTGGACAGCGAGGATTTGCTCTTCCTGCTCTACACCTCCGGCAGCACCGGCAAACCTAAAGGCCTGGTCCACACCCAGGCCGGGTACCTGCTGTACGCCGCGCTCACACACCAG TTTGTGTTTGACTACCGGGACGGCGATGTGTTCGGCTGTGTGGCGGACATCGGCTGGATAACGGGTCACAGCTACGTCGTCTACGGGCCGCTGTGTAACGGAGCCACCAGCGTCCTGTTTGAGAGCACACCGGTTTACCCCGACCCGG gGCGGTACTGGGAGACGGTGCAGCGGTTGGGGATCACTCAGTTCTACGGAGCGCCGACCGCCATCCGCCTGCTGCTGAAGTACGAAGAGAGCTGGGTGAAGAAGTACGACCGCTCCTCGCTGCGGACGCTCGGCTCTG TGGGCGAACCGATCAACCACGAGGCCTGGGACTGGTTCTACCACGTGGTCGGAGACGGACGGTGTCCCTTAGTGGACACATGGTGGCAGACAG agACCGGAGGTATTTGTATCGCCCCTCGGCCTGcggaggagggagcagagattCTTCCAGCGATGGCAATGAGGCCTTTCTTTGGCATCCAGCCTGTTCTCATGGGAGACAAG GGTGAGGTCGTCTCAGGGAACGGCGTCAGCGGCGCTCTGTGTATCCGCCGGCCGTGGCCCGGCATGGCCCGGAGCATCTTCGGAGACCACCAGAGATACGTGGACGCGTACTTCAAACCCTACCCAG gTCATTATTTCACCGGAGACGGAGCGCACCGGACAGCTGAAGGTTACTACCAGATCACCGGCCGGatggatgatgtcatcaacGTGAGCGGCCATCGGCTCGGTACGGCCGAGATAGAGGACGCTCTG GACGAGCACCCTGCTGTCCCGGAGACGGCCGTGATCGGCATCCCGCATGAAATCAAAGGGGAAG TGCCGTTTGCCTTCGTGGTTCTGAAGGAGCTCGTCTCTCTGGACGAGGCGGcggtgctgcagcagctccgcCTCCTGGTGGCCACCAAGATCGCCAAGTACGCCGTGCCTGAACACTTCCTG gtcGTCAAGAGGCTTCCCAAGACTCGCTCTGGGAAGATCATGAGGCGGATCCTGAGGAAAGTTGCCACGGAGACGACCGGCGACCTGGGCGACGTGTCGACCCTCGACGACCCCTCGGTCGTCAAGGAGATCATCCAGGCTCACGAGCGGTacaggaagcagcagaggaaagagaagaagaaagattga